Proteins from a single region of Ensifer adhaerens:
- a CDS encoding SPOR domain-containing protein: MADKQFARSGPAEFDVLADDDPLAELARIVGYDARPAVQQLQELQRHQEAVRQDPAFDLEDELLRAFDSYDAPRTAQQPAAEPVSAPQPVEEARIEPVADLAEEYEAPIFRQPESFAAPAAAVEEEPEQVVEVQSFSVAPQVTEVDSAEFVADEPAFDLERELELSLGEADLLPFEEEPVSEAKEQVVDEWQAPAADLSTAWVAPAAVAEPVPAYDEPSLEVADHDVARLDVASFDVAPQEHMDEAAYVSAPILEEPAGDDMTRDDLLADIERFPVPPVAAVVAAAVQSHPALHATEQPVIAPAVAPVNTVAMPVKKSPYPFTPTFSRATPVASPSGTSQQRAFAGPLVTQAAPVVTAAAVATPAVTPVVEAAQPFEAVAEPENEPGFDIENFEMELSDAALKLDLADLGPTEPVAAAPAAVPEVAVQPVVEAVAPQREPERSVETFVAPAPVEQQDVQPESTLPFDPSMIAEAENGVAPIADMDVPQLPVIETEKPVAYPADYDLDIDAEMAQLFGTPAPAAKDARPAAVQKAEAARPAPAANANPSFGTGALDEFDEFEKAMEEDFRRSMTERKSPTRDAERVSAVQSQDDTGDYRDYGSGRRSQRTMLLAASVAGVIILGGAAVYAWMGGSGAVTSAEGPKIILADKGPVKVVPEEKGGKTVPNQDKAVYDRVAGAQAGAPQQEALVSSTEEPMDVVQKTLTPETLPLEGSDDSDGLQANMPADEEDGARLLPDGGAQTAAQEEDKAPAVAPRKVRTMIVKPDGTLVAREEPVAAPATDVAGTTQPLPDAPSKEVASADVSAAGQASANGDQVALAATGNANIEQVPVRSVTTTATGDKAPTPQTRPAEQPAKVAGAAAERGNVRPAEEQAVAAAEAQLAQPVATASVPTGGYFIQVASLPSEAEAQKSYNSLSSKFGSVIGGRGVDIRKAEIAGKGTYYRVRIPAGSKEEANALCSKYKGAGGSCLVTK; the protein is encoded by the coding sequence ATGGCAGACAAACAATTCGCACGAAGCGGGCCGGCTGAATTCGATGTATTGGCAGACGATGATCCGTTGGCCGAACTCGCCCGGATCGTCGGTTACGATGCCCGTCCGGCCGTACAGCAATTGCAAGAGTTGCAGCGACATCAGGAGGCGGTCCGTCAGGATCCCGCCTTCGATCTCGAAGACGAACTCCTTCGCGCCTTCGACAGCTACGATGCGCCCCGCACTGCCCAGCAGCCTGCTGCGGAGCCGGTTTCGGCGCCGCAACCGGTCGAAGAGGCCCGGATCGAGCCGGTAGCCGATCTCGCGGAAGAGTACGAGGCGCCGATATTCCGTCAGCCTGAGTCGTTCGCAGCGCCGGCCGCCGCCGTCGAAGAAGAGCCGGAGCAGGTTGTCGAGGTGCAGTCGTTCTCCGTCGCTCCTCAGGTTACCGAGGTCGATAGCGCGGAATTCGTCGCCGACGAGCCGGCGTTCGATCTGGAGCGCGAGCTTGAGCTGTCGCTCGGCGAAGCTGATCTGTTGCCGTTCGAAGAAGAGCCGGTATCCGAGGCGAAGGAGCAGGTAGTCGACGAGTGGCAGGCGCCGGCCGCCGATTTGTCGACGGCTTGGGTCGCGCCCGCTGCTGTCGCCGAACCGGTCCCGGCTTACGACGAGCCAAGCCTCGAGGTCGCCGACCATGATGTTGCTCGCCTTGACGTTGCTAGCTTTGACGTCGCTCCGCAAGAGCACATGGACGAGGCCGCCTATGTGAGCGCTCCGATCCTGGAGGAGCCCGCTGGCGATGACATGACCCGCGACGATCTTCTTGCGGACATCGAGCGCTTCCCGGTTCCGCCGGTGGCTGCCGTGGTTGCCGCTGCCGTGCAGTCGCATCCGGCCCTTCACGCCACAGAGCAGCCGGTCATTGCTCCCGCTGTCGCCCCGGTCAACACGGTGGCAATGCCGGTGAAGAAGAGCCCCTATCCTTTTACGCCGACCTTCAGCCGCGCGACCCCCGTGGCTTCGCCCTCCGGCACCAGCCAGCAGCGCGCCTTTGCGGGCCCGCTCGTGACGCAGGCAGCGCCGGTCGTGACAGCTGCCGCAGTCGCCACGCCTGCCGTTACGCCGGTTGTCGAGGCTGCCCAGCCGTTCGAGGCCGTTGCGGAACCGGAGAACGAGCCGGGCTTCGATATCGAGAACTTCGAAATGGAGCTCTCCGACGCCGCGCTGAAGCTCGATCTTGCGGACCTCGGCCCGACCGAGCCGGTTGCCGCCGCACCAGCGGCCGTACCGGAGGTTGCTGTGCAGCCGGTCGTCGAGGCGGTTGCTCCGCAGCGCGAACCGGAACGTTCTGTCGAAACCTTCGTGGCTCCGGCCCCGGTGGAGCAGCAGGATGTGCAGCCTGAAAGCACGCTGCCCTTCGATCCCTCGATGATCGCCGAGGCCGAGAACGGCGTTGCGCCGATCGCCGACATGGACGTGCCGCAACTGCCCGTCATCGAAACGGAAAAGCCGGTCGCCTATCCGGCAGACTACGACCTCGATATCGACGCGGAAATGGCGCAGCTGTTCGGTACGCCGGCTCCGGCCGCAAAGGATGCCCGTCCGGCGGCGGTTCAAAAGGCCGAAGCGGCTCGTCCGGCCCCCGCAGCGAATGCAAATCCGTCGTTCGGAACTGGCGCGCTCGACGAGTTCGACGAATTCGAGAAGGCGATGGAAGAGGACTTCCGCCGCTCCATGACCGAACGGAAATCCCCGACGCGTGATGCCGAGCGCGTTTCCGCTGTGCAGAGCCAGGACGATACGGGCGACTATCGCGACTACGGCTCGGGCCGGCGATCGCAGCGCACGATGCTGCTCGCGGCAAGCGTTGCCGGCGTCATCATTCTCGGCGGCGCGGCTGTCTACGCCTGGATGGGCGGCAGTGGCGCGGTAACCTCTGCCGAAGGTCCCAAGATCATTCTTGCCGATAAGGGGCCGGTTAAGGTCGTGCCGGAAGAAAAGGGCGGCAAGACCGTGCCGAACCAGGACAAGGCCGTTTACGACCGCGTCGCTGGAGCCCAAGCCGGTGCGCCGCAGCAGGAAGCATTGGTTTCTTCGACCGAAGAGCCGATGGACGTCGTTCAGAAGACGCTGACGCCGGAAACGTTGCCGCTCGAAGGCAGCGACGACTCGGATGGCCTGCAGGCCAACATGCCGGCGGATGAAGAGGACGGCGCTCGCCTGCTGCCGGATGGCGGCGCCCAGACTGCCGCGCAGGAAGAAGACAAGGCACCGGCCGTCGCGCCGCGCAAGGTGCGCACGATGATCGTCAAGCCGGATGGCACGCTGGTTGCGCGTGAAGAGCCGGTTGCCGCACCTGCGACGGATGTTGCCGGCACGACGCAGCCTCTGCCGGATGCGCCCTCGAAGGAGGTCGCTTCCGCTGATGTCAGCGCTGCCGGTCAGGCATCGGCCAATGGCGATCAGGTGGCGCTTGCCGCAACGGGCAATGCCAATATCGAACAGGTTCCGGTTCGTAGCGTGACGACGACGGCAACGGGCGACAAGGCACCGACGCCGCAGACACGTCCGGCTGAGCAGCCGGCCAAGGTTGCCGGCGCTGCTGCCGAGCGCGGCAACGTGCGTCCGGCCGAAGAGCAGGCGGTTGCCGCTGCGGAAGCGCAGCTGGCACAGCCGGTCGCAACCGCATCGGTTCCGACCGGCGGATACTTCATCCAGGTCGCGTCCCTGCCGTCCGAGGCTGAGGCGCAGAAATCCTACAACAGCCTCTCCAGCAAGTTCGGCAGCGTCATCGGTGGCCGCGGCGTCGATATCCGCAAGGCGGAGATCGCGGGCAAGGGCACCTACTATCGCGTCCGCATCCCGGCGGGGTCCAAGGAAGAGGCAAACGCCCTGTGCTCCAAGTACAAGGGCGCTGGCGGAAGCTGCCTGGTGACCAAGTAA
- the scpB gene encoding SMC-Scp complex subunit ScpB: MAEAQKYVPEASDEDDEIETTPSLDARLEQEAERIAEALVFASAQPVSEAYIESRLPRGADVGRIMMRLKALYATRGVNLVQVADHWAFRTAADLSFVVQTDEQEVRKLSRAALEVLAIIAYHQPVTRAEIEDIRGVQTSKGTLDVLMEAGWVRFRGRRRTPGRPVTFGTTRDFLDHFGLEELRDLPGIEELKGAGLLSGRVPSNLNIPVPVGEDELAENEDPITQLDLEELGLLTPKGEEAD; this comes from the coding sequence GTGGCTGAAGCCCAAAAATACGTGCCGGAAGCTTCCGACGAGGACGATGAGATCGAAACGACGCCGTCCCTCGATGCTCGTTTGGAGCAGGAAGCCGAGCGGATCGCGGAAGCCCTGGTTTTCGCTTCAGCGCAGCCCGTGTCTGAAGCCTATATCGAAAGTCGTCTGCCGCGCGGTGCCGATGTCGGCCGGATCATGATGCGCCTGAAGGCGCTCTACGCGACACGCGGCGTCAACCTCGTGCAGGTCGCCGACCATTGGGCGTTCCGCACGGCAGCCGACCTCTCCTTCGTGGTGCAGACCGACGAACAGGAAGTCCGCAAGCTCTCGCGCGCAGCACTCGAAGTTCTTGCGATCATCGCCTATCACCAGCCGGTGACCCGCGCGGAGATCGAGGACATCCGCGGGGTTCAGACGTCCAAGGGTACGCTCGACGTGCTGATGGAGGCAGGTTGGGTGCGCTTCAGGGGTCGCCGGCGCACGCCGGGTCGGCCGGTCACCTTCGGTACCACCCGTGATTTTCTCGATCACTTCGGTCTCGAGGAACTGCGCGACCTGCCGGGTATCGAGGAGTTGAAGGGGGCAGGGCTGCTTTCCGGCCGCGTGCCGTCCAATCTCAATATTCCCGTTCCGGTAGGTGAAGACGAGCTTGCCGAGAACGAAGACCCCATCACCCAGCTCGACCTTGAGGAATTGGGGCTCTTGACACCGAAGGGCGAAGAAGCCGATTAA
- a CDS encoding segregation and condensation protein A, translated as MEPLWQDETVERGLHEEALVVDLAGFEGPLDLLLHLARSQRVDLSRISVLALAEQYIAFIERARSIRIELAADYLVMAAWLAYLKSRLLIPQQAKDDGPTGEEMASALAFRLKRLEAMREAATRLVNRNRLGRDVFVRGAPEHIVTEKKSGFDASLYDLLSAYASLRQRQAITQVTIEKRHVWSLADARLILARMIGGLDDWTALDHFLVRYMTTPKERATAIASSFAASLEMVREGRLEIRQEEAFAPIYLRRGPNPIDAETLAEMEAARG; from the coding sequence ATGGAGCCCCTGTGGCAGGACGAGACGGTCGAGCGCGGGCTGCACGAAGAAGCGCTGGTGGTTGATCTTGCCGGCTTCGAAGGCCCACTCGATCTCCTGCTTCATCTTGCCCGCAGCCAGCGTGTCGATCTTTCGCGCATCTCCGTGCTTGCGCTTGCCGAACAATATATCGCCTTCATCGAGCGGGCGCGCAGCATCCGCATCGAGCTCGCCGCCGATTATCTCGTCATGGCGGCGTGGCTTGCCTATCTGAAGTCGCGCCTGCTCATCCCGCAGCAGGCCAAGGACGATGGTCCAACAGGCGAGGAAATGGCTTCGGCGCTCGCTTTCCGGCTGAAGCGCCTGGAGGCGATGCGTGAGGCGGCAACAAGGCTAGTCAACAGGAACCGGCTCGGCCGGGATGTCTTCGTTCGTGGTGCCCCGGAGCATATCGTCACGGAGAAGAAGTCCGGCTTCGATGCCTCGCTCTACGATCTCCTGAGCGCCTATGCCAGTTTGCGGCAGCGACAGGCGATCACGCAGGTGACGATCGAGAAGCGCCATGTGTGGTCTTTGGCCGATGCACGCCTGATACTCGCGCGCATGATCGGCGGTCTCGACGATTGGACAGCGCTCGATCATTTTCTCGTCCGCTACATGACAACGCCGAAGGAGCGGGCAACGGCGATCGCCAGTTCCTTCGCTGCCTCACTCGAGATGGTCCGCGAGGGCCGGCTGGAGATCCGCCAGGAAGAGGCCTTTGCGCCCATCTATCTCAGGCGCGGACCGAACCCGATCGATGCGGAGACGCTTGCCGAAATGGAGGCAGCCCGTGGCTGA
- the nagZ gene encoding beta-N-acetylhexosaminidase, giving the protein MSESKAFISGCKGLSLNEDERQFFAGERPWGFILFGRNIGEEQQISDLVASLRDSIGNPNAPVLIDQEGGRVQRIRPPLVQQYPNGAAIGEIYRRDRELGLRAAWLMGRLHAFDLMRFGITVDCLPVLDVPVPGSHDVIGNRAYGHDPETVTAIGRAMGEGLKAGGMLPVMKHMPGHGRTFVDSHHNLPVVSATFDELAVNDFLPFVAMKDEVMAMSAHMVFTTIDPDNPATTSEKVVREIIRGHIGFDGLLMSDDVSMNALAGDMTTRARNIIAAGLDLVLHCHGIMEEMKAVADVVPVLAGESLRRAKAAEAAFRAPDNANESDLRTEFNGLFATV; this is encoded by the coding sequence ATGAGCGAATCAAAAGCATTTATCTCGGGCTGCAAGGGCCTTTCTCTCAACGAAGACGAACGCCAGTTCTTTGCCGGCGAGCGGCCATGGGGCTTCATCCTGTTCGGGCGCAACATCGGCGAGGAACAGCAGATCTCCGATCTGGTGGCGTCGCTTCGCGACAGCATCGGCAATCCGAACGCGCCAGTGCTCATCGACCAGGAAGGCGGGCGCGTGCAGCGCATTCGGCCGCCGCTCGTGCAGCAATACCCGAACGGCGCGGCGATCGGCGAAATCTACCGTCGCGACCGGGAACTCGGCCTGCGCGCTGCCTGGTTGATGGGACGCCTGCACGCCTTTGATCTGATGCGCTTCGGCATTACCGTCGATTGTCTGCCGGTGCTCGACGTGCCGGTTCCGGGCAGCCACGATGTCATCGGCAATCGGGCCTATGGTCACGACCCTGAGACCGTAACGGCGATCGGTCGCGCGATGGGCGAGGGGTTGAAGGCCGGCGGCATGCTGCCTGTCATGAAGCACATGCCCGGTCATGGCCGCACCTTCGTCGATTCGCACCACAATCTGCCAGTCGTTAGCGCGACCTTCGATGAACTCGCCGTCAACGACTTCCTGCCGTTCGTCGCGATGAAGGACGAGGTGATGGCGATGTCGGCGCACATGGTCTTCACCACGATCGATCCGGACAATCCGGCGACGACCTCGGAGAAAGTTGTCCGCGAGATCATCCGTGGTCACATCGGCTTTGACGGTCTTTTGATGTCGGATGACGTCTCGATGAACGCGCTGGCTGGCGATATGACGACCCGCGCGCGCAACATCATCGCTGCGGGGCTTGATCTCGTCTTGCATTGTCATGGCATAATGGAAGAAATGAAGGCCGTCGCCGACGTGGTGCCGGTTCTCGCTGGCGAGAGCCTGCGTCGGGCGAAGGCTGCCGAAGCGGCATTCCGGGCGCCTGACAATGCGAACGAAAGCGATCTGCGGACGGAGTTCAACGGCCTGTTCGCGACGGTGTAA
- a CDS encoding twin-arginine translocase TatA/TatE family subunit, whose protein sequence is MGSFSIWHWLIVLVVVLLLFGRGKIPELMGDVAKGIKNFKKGMSDEEAGATDKTLDSKTVDHKSDEVR, encoded by the coding sequence ATGGGTTCCTTTAGCATTTGGCACTGGCTGATCGTTTTGGTCGTGGTGCTGCTCTTGTTCGGTCGTGGCAAGATTCCCGAACTGATGGGCGATGTTGCGAAAGGCATAAAGAACTTCAAGAAGGGTATGAGCGACGAGGAAGCAGGCGCGACCGACAAGACGCTCGACAGCAAGACCGTTGACCACAAGTCTGACGAAGTTCGCTAA
- a CDS encoding ABC transporter ATP-binding protein — protein MVSDPQDAPVMTTRRTAGVSFAASLSFEDIHHSYHAKETIKGVSLAAKAGEVLCLLGPSGSGKTTLLRIAAGIEKQSAGRLLLNGQEISGPSVFLPPEKRGVGLMFQDFALFPHMSIRDNVRFGLTALPKKEALNQADAALERVGLSHYADQYPHVLSGGEQQRVALARALAPRPAVLLMDEPFSGLDSRLKDSIRADTLAILRETRATAIVVTHDAEEAMRMADRIALLQDGRLVQVGTADELYRHPRNLFAAGFFSEINVFNAQVRDGRVDTPVGTVAAGRHNEGDRVSVAVRLSGVRVGEEGDIPARILSRRFIGVVELLELAVPRCEDVVRARIRADQLPQGLRDVMLSVNERDILLFEKDGSAS, from the coding sequence ATGGTTTCAGATCCGCAGGACGCTCCCGTCATGACAACGCGACGGACGGCGGGCGTATCCTTCGCGGCGAGCCTGTCCTTCGAAGATATTCATCACAGCTACCACGCCAAGGAAACGATCAAGGGCGTCAGCCTGGCGGCCAAGGCCGGTGAGGTCCTCTGCTTGCTCGGCCCTTCGGGCTCCGGAAAAACCACCTTGTTGCGTATCGCCGCAGGCATCGAGAAGCAGAGCGCGGGACGCCTTCTGCTCAATGGCCAGGAGATTTCCGGTCCCTCGGTCTTCCTGCCGCCCGAAAAGCGCGGCGTCGGCCTGATGTTCCAGGATTTTGCGCTGTTCCCGCATATGTCCATTCGCGACAACGTCCGCTTCGGCCTCACGGCGCTGCCAAAGAAGGAAGCCTTGAACCAGGCGGACGCAGCGCTCGAGCGTGTGGGGCTCTCCCATTACGCCGACCAGTATCCACACGTCCTTTCCGGCGGCGAGCAGCAACGTGTGGCGCTCGCCCGTGCGCTTGCGCCGCGTCCAGCCGTGCTCCTGATGGACGAACCGTTTTCCGGGCTCGACTCGCGTCTGAAGGATTCGATCCGCGCCGATACGCTCGCCATTCTCAGAGAGACCCGGGCAACCGCGATCGTCGTCACCCATGATGCGGAAGAAGCGATGCGGATGGCCGACCGGATTGCGCTGCTGCAAGACGGACGGTTGGTTCAGGTTGGTACGGCGGACGAACTTTATCGTCATCCGAGAAACCTCTTTGCAGCCGGTTTCTTCTCTGAAATCAACGTGTTCAACGCCCAGGTTCGCGACGGCCGCGTCGATACGCCGGTTGGTACCGTTGCGGCCGGGCGCCACAACGAAGGGGACCGCGTTTCGGTCGCGGTCAGGCTTTCCGGCGTGCGTGTCGGCGAGGAGGGCGATATTCCCGCGCGTATCCTCTCGCGTCGCTTCATCGGTGTCGTGGAATTGCTGGAGCTGGCCGTCCCGCGTTGCGAGGATGTGGTTCGAGCGCGCATCCGTGCGGACCAATTGCCGCAAGGATTGCGCGATGTAATGCTTTCAGTTAACGAGCGGGATATATTACTGTTTGAAAAAGATGGTTCTGCATCTTAG